In Zingiber officinale cultivar Zhangliang chromosome 3B, Zo_v1.1, whole genome shotgun sequence, a single window of DNA contains:
- the LOC122055142 gene encoding auxin-induced protein 15A-like, whose protein sequence is MGVRLASVLRVKEMLQQSLKSNRISLASDIPKKGYFTVYVGETEKRFVVPIAYLQDPMFQSLLHKAEEEYGFDHPGGLLRVPCNEDTFTIITSQIMC, encoded by the coding sequence ATGGGGGTTCGCTTGGCGTCTGTTCTTCGCGTGAAGGAGATGCTTCAACAATCTCTCAAAAGCAACCGTATTTCCTTGGCTTCGGACATTCCAAAAAAGGGCTACTTCACGGTGTACGTGGGGGAGACGGAGAAGCGGTTCGTTGTCCCGATAGCTTACTTGCAAGATCCTATGTTTCAAAGCTTGTTACATAAAGCCGAAGAAGAGTATGGATTTGACCACCCCGGGGGGCTACTTAGAGTTCCATGCAATGAAGATACGTTCACCATTATCACTTCACAAATCATGTGTTGA
- the LOC121967377 gene encoding probable N-succinyldiaminopimelate aminotransferase DapC: MPLLSLANPSSPAGHEMLLLRSASVFRSVSRRISTVRMAAISTSGEKGASPAGQVQLPPSPPPVQVAKRLENFKTTIFTQMSLLAIKHGAINLGQGFPNFDGPEFVKEAAIEAIKEGKNQYARGYGVPELNSAIAERFKKDTGLQVNPEKEVTVTSGCTEAIAATILGLINPGDEVVLFAPFYDSYLATLSMAGAEVKSVTLCPPDFAVPLDELKSVVTKKTRAIMINTPHNPTGKMFNREELEVIASLCIENDILVFTDEVYDKLAFEAEHISIASLPGMYERTVTMNSLGKTFSLTGWKIGWAVAPPHLTWGFRQAHSFLTFSTSTPMQWAASVALRAPDTYYEELKRDYLAKKAILVEGLKAAGFIVYPSSGTYFVMVDHTPFGFENDITFCEYLITEVGVVAIPTSVFYLNPEEGKSLVRFTFCKDEHTLRAAVERMKERLHKR, translated from the exons ATGCCTCTTCTTTCGCTTGCGAATCCCTCGTCCCCAGCTGGCCACGAGATGCTCCTCTTAAGATCCGCCTCCGTTTTCCGCTCCGTCTCTCGCCGGATCTCGACCGTCCGCATGGCTGCGATCTCCACTTCCGGGGAGAAGGGTGCTTCGCCTGCTGGGCAAGTGCAGCTCCCGCCTAGCCCCCCTCCGGTTCAG GTTGCCAAGCGGCTGGAAAACTTTAAGACCACTATCTTCACTCAAATGAGCTTGCTCGCAATTAAACATGGAGCAATAAACTTAGGCCAGGGCTTCCCTAACTTTGATGGACCAGAGTTTGTTAAAGAAGCTGCCATAGAGGCTATAAAGGAGGGAAAGAATCAATATGCAAGGGGATATGGTGTTCCTGAACTTAATTCTGCCATTGCTGAGAGGTTTAAGAAGGATACCGGGTTACAAGTCAATCCCGAGAAAGAAGTGACTGTGACATCAGGGTGCACTGAAGCAATTGCTGCAACCATTTTGGGTCTGATCAATCCTGGCGATGAAGTGGTACTCTTTGCCCCATTTTATGATTCTTACTTAGCTACGCTCTCTATGGCTGGTGCTGAAGTAAAGTCTGTCACACTTTGCCCTCCTGATTTCGCCGTTCCACTTGATGAGCTGAAATCTGTTGTCACAAAGAAAACACGCGCCATAATGATAAACACGCCACACAATCCTACTGGGAAAATGTTTAACCGAGAAGAACTGGAAGTGATTGCCTCTCTCTGCATAGAGAACGACATTTTAGTCTTCACTGATGAGGTTTACGACAAGCTGGCATTTGAAGCTGAGCATATCTCTATTGCATCTCTCCCAGGAATGTATGAGAGAACTGTGACTATGAACTCTCTGGGAAAAACATTCTCCTTGACTGGATGGAAAATTGGATGGGCAGTAGCGCCACCACACCTGACGTGGGGATTCAGGCAGGCACATTCATTCCTCACATTCTCCACATCAACTCCCATGCAGTGGGCAGCTTCAGTAGCTTTGAGGGCACCTGATACCTATTATGAGGAATTGAAGAGAGACTACTTGGCTAAGAAAGCAATACTTGTGGAGGGACTAAAAGCAGCAGGTTTCATCGTTTACCCATCGAGTGGGACATACTTTGTTATGGTGGATCATACCCCGTTTGGGTTCGAAAATGATATAACTTTCTGTGAGTACTTGATCACAGAGGTTGGAGTAGTGGCCATACCGACCAGTGTGTTCTACCTGAACCCTGAGGAAGGAAAGAGTTTAGTAAGATTTACCTTCTGCAAGGATGAACACACACTGAGGGCAGCGGTCGAGCGGATGAAGGAAAGGCTCCATAAGAGATGA
- the LOC121967378 gene encoding lysM domain-containing GPI-anchored protein LYP6-like, translating into MEKKSLLLFFISSLLALLDGSAIAKSTIEPCSTSDSCLALLGYSLYADLKVAEVAALFQVDTVALLAANSIDFSLPDVDNRILPAGLFLRVPIACSCSGGIRRSVSTRYTLRPADTLASVVASVFSGLTSVDQIRDVNGIQDPSALDAGSTLVVPLPCVCFNSTDNFLPAVYLSYVVLKGDSVAAIAARYATTATDIMNVNSMGDPSIHPGDILAIPLPACTSTFQQFANDSGLLVANGSYAITAGHCIQCSCGPGNLNLYCTPSSLAVSCSSMQCGNSNLIIGNFTSQQTNSGCNVTSCDYGGFVNGSIFTSLTTTLQPQCPGGHQLPPVIPPPTTTLHGSYLGPSPSPAEAGGRIPSSSRPQTTQTFPGSSPASGPAGSISEAHFARPWSHMFCMLAISCFFLL; encoded by the exons ATGGAGAAGAAGTCTCTGCTCCTCTTTTTTATCTCCTCCCTCCTTGCTCTGCTCGACGGATCGGCTATCGCTAAGTCCACCATCGAGCCCTGCTCTACCTCAGACTCCTGCCTCGCCCTCCTCGGCTACTCCCTCTACGCCGACCTCAAGGTCGCCGAGGTCGCAGCCCTCTTCCAGGTCGATACCGTCGCGCTTCTCGCCGCCAACTCCATCGACTTCTCCCTACCCGACGTTGACAACCGCATCCTCCCCGCCGGTCTCTTCCTCCGCGTCCCCATCGCCTGCTCCTGCTCCGGCGGCATCCGCCGATCCGTCTCCACCCGCTACACCCTCCGCCCCGCCGACACCCTCGCCTCCGTCGTCGCCTCTGTCTTCTCCGGACTCACCTCCGTAGACCAGATCCGGGATGTTAACGGCATCCAGGATCCCTCCGCCCTCGACGCTGGAAGCACCCTTGTCGTGCCGCTCCCCTGCGTCTGCTTCAACTCCACCGACAACTTTCTCCCCGCCGTCTACCTCTCCTACGTCGTCCTTAAGGGCGACTCGGTCGCCGCCATAGCCGCCCGTTACGCCACCACTGCGACGGACATCATGAACGTGAACTCCATGGGGGACCCTTCGATCCACCCGGGCGATATTCTCGCAATTCCACTGCCTG CTTGTACATCGACATTTCAGCAGTTTGCCAACGATTCTGGTTTGCTTGTGGCAAATGGTAGCTACGCCATTACTGCTGGTCACTGTATTCAGTGCAGTTGTGGGCCGGGAAATCTCAA TTTGTACTGCACACCATCATCACTAGCAGTATCATGCTCGAGCATGCAATGTGGTAATAGCAATCTTATAATCGGAAATTTTACCTCCCAGCAGACGAACTCTGGTTGCAATGTCACGTCGTGCGACTACGGTGGTTTTGTAAATGGTTCCATTTTCACTTC GTTGACTACTACTCTTCAACCACAATGTCCAG GGGGACATCAGTTACCACCAGTCATACCTCCACCGACCACAACACTGCATGGTTCTTACCTCGGTCCGTCACCATCTCCGGCCGAAGCAGGCGGTCGAATTCCAAGCTCTTCCAGACCACAAACAACACAAACTTTCCCTGGTTCTTCCCCTGCCTCAGGCCCTGCCGGAAGCATTTCTGAAGCACATTTTGCCAGGCCATGGAGCCACATGTTCTGTATGTTAGCCATTTCTTGTTTTTTCCTCTTATAA